In Verrucomicrobiota bacterium, one DNA window encodes the following:
- a CDS encoding polyprenyl synthetase family protein, whose amino-acid sequence MSTVKSLVQKTVSRIRQHVVEKAVQHPEKFITKESPELAAIFDCVREPISKVEDLVLKQVERFDAGVQSYIQYTLSTHGKRIRPALVFFAAGACGVKTPEHDKLAMILELIHLATLVHDDIIDEASVRRGQPTVQRKWGAETAVLVGDSIFAHALMEATYFTDNEICRRISFESNEVCQGEILQTQRRYDYTMTIPEYFKLIEMKTGALFRASTELAAKISGATLEQVAAMREFGTKLGVAYQIWDDCVDIYGKENEIGKSLGTDLDKGKLTLPILIFLSHANQEAQAEVRELMLHHTDKARKQLARMIEESGAFSESIQIISNHLDDAHNALTPFAPSEFKTSLINFIDYLRSRTMKLKA is encoded by the coding sequence ATGTCTACAGTGAAATCTCTCGTTCAAAAAACGGTCTCAAGAATCAGACAACACGTCGTCGAGAAAGCCGTTCAGCACCCCGAAAAATTCATCACTAAAGAATCCCCGGAACTGGCTGCGATCTTTGATTGTGTCCGCGAACCTATCTCAAAAGTGGAGGATTTAGTCCTCAAGCAAGTGGAGCGATTTGATGCCGGAGTGCAGTCCTATATCCAGTATACGCTTTCCACGCACGGGAAAAGAATCCGTCCGGCCTTGGTCTTTTTTGCCGCAGGGGCTTGCGGGGTCAAAACCCCAGAGCACGATAAACTAGCAATGATCCTCGAGCTCATCCATCTGGCGACCTTGGTGCATGATGACATTATCGACGAGGCCAGTGTCCGCCGCGGTCAACCTACCGTCCAAAGAAAGTGGGGGGCTGAAACAGCGGTTCTTGTTGGGGACTCGATTTTTGCCCATGCATTGATGGAGGCCACATATTTTACAGATAATGAGATTTGCCGACGGATTTCTTTTGAGTCGAATGAGGTTTGCCAAGGGGAAATCCTCCAGACACAACGCCGTTATGACTATACCATGACGATTCCGGAATATTTTAAATTAATCGAAATGAAAACCGGGGCCCTTTTCCGGGCCAGTACCGAGCTCGCCGCTAAAATCAGCGGGGCTACTCTGGAGCAAGTTGCAGCGATGCGGGAATTTGGCACAAAACTCGGCGTTGCCTACCAGATTTGGGATGATTGTGTGGATATTTACGGGAAGGAGAATGAAATCGGAAAATCCCTCGGGACCGATCTAGATAAAGGGAAATTAACCCTGCCCATCCTCATTTTCCTCAGCCATGCAAATCAAGAAGCCCAAGCAGAAGTCCGTGAACTCATGCTCCACCACACGGACAAAGCCCGGAAGCAACTTGCCCGTATGATCGAGGAGTCCGGTGCTTTTTCTGAGTCAATCCAGATTATTAGCAATCACCTCGACGATGCGCATAATGCACTCACGCCATTTGCCCCATCCGAGTTCAAGACCTCCCTCATTAACTTCATCGACTATCTCCGCTCCCGCACCATGAAACTCAAGGCGTAG
- the ppdK gene encoding pyruvate, phosphate dikinase — protein sequence MSKKAKKTSKSKLASKAKPSKKPSSVKSPGSKASSKLVYYFGGGKAEGGGTMKSLLGGKGANLAEMTRIGLPVPPGFTITTEVCTYYYDNKRTYPKALKAQVREAVEKMEKNLNKKLGNPSKPLLVAVRSGSRESMPGMMDTILNLGLNDATVAGLAKLSNNERFAYDCYRRFVQMYGDVVMGVQKRAGEEHEPFETAIEELKNELFPNEHEVEDTRLDAAALKELVRRFKKLVHDRTGKDFPSNPWDQLDGAVGAVFNSWMNDRAIVYRRKYNIPSEWGTAINVQAMVFGNTGNDSGSGVAFTRDPANGEKVFYGEFLINAQGEDVVAGVRTPEPVKKLNDIMPKSYAELEKVRKTLEAHFRDMQDFEFTIEEGKLFMLQTRNGKRTGLAALRIAAEMVKEKLITTEEAVRRIPADSLSQVLAPIFDAEAVTKAELLSKGLPAGPGAASGKIYFNAERAVEAAERGEKVLLVRVETSPEDLRGMIAAEGILTARGGVSSHAALVARQMGKVCVCGAADLLVDYDKLTLTVKGRTFKAGDFISIDGTTGEIFAGQVKTAPSEVIQVLLNKTLKPSDSYTFQVFNQLMTWADKYRKLAIRTNADQPDQVENAISFGAEGIGLCRTEHMFFEGDRINSVREMILATNLKEREHAIAKLLPFQREDFVGLFKSLKGLPATIRLLDPPLHEFLPHEGSMIREVAEKLGKSADWVHARVAALHEANPMLGHRGCRLGITYPEISEMQARAIFEAAAEVQKKGIKVKPEVMIPLVGFPKELELQLEIVHRIAKQVGEEQKVKFDYMVGTMIEIPRAALIADEIAKQAEFFSFGTNDLTQTTLGMSRDDAGSFLPQYQELDIVKNNPFASIDQTGVGKLMKIGIEGGRATRPNIKIGICGEHGGEPSSVKFCHKLGLSYVSCSPFRVPIARLAAAQAALEEASEKKSANKKSAKKK from the coding sequence ATGAGCAAAAAGGCAAAAAAAACATCAAAGTCAAAATTGGCCTCCAAGGCCAAACCCTCCAAAAAACCGTCCTCTGTAAAGAGTCCAGGTTCTAAAGCTTCTTCCAAACTCGTCTATTATTTTGGCGGTGGTAAGGCTGAAGGCGGCGGGACAATGAAATCCCTCCTCGGTGGTAAAGGTGCTAACCTCGCGGAAATGACACGCATCGGGCTTCCCGTTCCTCCGGGATTCACCATCACTACCGAAGTCTGTACTTATTATTATGACAACAAGAGGACATATCCAAAAGCCCTCAAAGCCCAAGTGCGCGAAGCCGTTGAAAAGATGGAAAAAAACCTGAATAAAAAACTAGGTAATCCTTCCAAACCCCTCTTGGTCGCTGTCCGTTCTGGTTCCCGTGAATCCATGCCCGGCATGATGGATACTATTTTGAACCTTGGCTTGAATGACGCCACTGTCGCCGGTCTAGCCAAACTCAGTAATAACGAACGTTTCGCCTACGATTGTTACCGCCGCTTTGTCCAAATGTACGGTGATGTCGTTATGGGTGTCCAAAAACGCGCTGGTGAAGAGCATGAACCCTTCGAAACAGCTATTGAAGAACTTAAAAACGAGCTTTTCCCGAATGAACACGAAGTCGAAGACACCCGTCTCGATGCAGCAGCCCTCAAAGAGCTCGTGCGCCGTTTCAAGAAACTCGTGCACGACCGCACCGGTAAAGACTTCCCTTCGAACCCTTGGGACCAACTCGACGGAGCCGTTGGCGCCGTTTTTAACTCATGGATGAATGATCGTGCTATCGTTTACCGCCGCAAATACAATATTCCTTCGGAATGGGGTACTGCCATCAATGTCCAAGCCATGGTCTTTGGAAATACCGGAAACGATTCCGGATCCGGTGTGGCCTTCACACGTGACCCAGCCAACGGTGAAAAAGTCTTCTACGGTGAATTCCTCATTAATGCCCAAGGTGAAGACGTCGTCGCAGGTGTCCGCACACCTGAACCCGTCAAAAAACTCAATGACATCATGCCCAAGAGTTATGCCGAGCTCGAGAAGGTCCGCAAGACCCTCGAAGCCCATTTCCGCGACATGCAGGATTTTGAGTTCACGATTGAAGAGGGTAAACTTTTCATGCTGCAAACCCGTAACGGGAAACGGACCGGCCTCGCCGCTCTGCGTATCGCTGCTGAAATGGTGAAGGAAAAATTAATCACCACTGAAGAAGCTGTCCGCCGTATCCCAGCCGATTCCCTCTCCCAGGTGCTCGCACCGATCTTTGATGCGGAAGCTGTCACAAAAGCAGAGCTCCTGAGTAAAGGCCTGCCTGCAGGTCCGGGTGCCGCCAGCGGAAAAATCTATTTTAATGCTGAACGCGCCGTCGAAGCTGCTGAACGCGGGGAAAAAGTCCTCTTGGTCCGTGTCGAAACGTCCCCCGAGGACCTGCGCGGTATGATCGCTGCTGAAGGTATCCTCACCGCCCGTGGTGGTGTCAGCTCCCACGCAGCCCTCGTCGCCCGCCAAATGGGTAAAGTCTGCGTATGCGGTGCCGCTGACCTGCTCGTGGATTATGATAAACTGACTTTGACCGTCAAAGGACGTACATTCAAAGCGGGTGACTTTATCTCGATTGACGGAACGACCGGTGAAATCTTCGCTGGCCAAGTCAAGACGGCCCCTTCCGAAGTCATCCAAGTGCTCTTGAATAAGACACTCAAACCTTCCGACAGCTACACCTTCCAGGTCTTTAACCAACTCATGACATGGGCTGATAAATACCGTAAGCTCGCTATCCGCACAAATGCCGATCAACCTGATCAAGTCGAAAACGCCATCTCCTTCGGCGCCGAAGGAATCGGTCTCTGCCGTACAGAACACATGTTCTTCGAAGGTGACCGTATCAATAGTGTCCGCGAAATGATCCTGGCCACTAATCTGAAAGAACGTGAACATGCAATAGCCAAGCTTCTTCCTTTCCAAAGGGAAGATTTCGTCGGACTCTTTAAGTCCCTCAAAGGACTCCCGGCCACCATCCGTTTGCTGGATCCCCCCCTTCATGAATTCCTTCCTCACGAAGGCAGCATGATCCGTGAAGTCGCCGAGAAACTCGGTAAGAGCGCTGATTGGGTCCATGCCCGCGTCGCCGCCTTGCACGAAGCTAACCCCATGCTCGGTCACCGCGGTTGCCGTTTGGGAATCACCTATCCGGAGATTTCTGAAATGCAAGCCCGTGCGATCTTTGAAGCCGCTGCTGAAGTGCAGAAAAAAGGGATCAAGGTCAAACCCGAAGTCATGATCCCGCTCGTCGGGTTCCCCAAAGAACTGGAGCTCCAACTCGAGATCGTCCACCGTATCGCCAAACAAGTCGGCGAAGAGCAAAAGGTCAAGTTCGACTATATGGTCGGCACCATGATCGAAATCCCCCGTGCAGCCCTCATCGCCGATGAGATCGCCAAGCAGGCGGAATTCTTCAGCTTCGGCACCAACGACCTCACCCAGACAACTCTGGGCATGAGCCGTGACGACGCCGGTAGCTTCCTCCCTCAATATCAAGAACTTGATATCGTGAAAAATAATCCTTTCGCCTCTATCGACCAGACAGGCGTGGGTAAACTCATGAAAATCGGGATCGAAGGTGGCCGCGCCACCCGCCCGAATATCAAGATCGGTATCTGCGGTGAGCATGGTGGTGAACCTTCCTCAGTGAAGTTCTGCCACAAACTCGGACTCAGCTATGTCAGCTGTTCTCCATTCCGCGTGCCGATTGCACGTTTGGCCGCTGCCCAAGCAGCCCTCGAAGAAGCCTCAGAAAAGAAAAGTGCTAATAAGAAAAGTGCCAAAAAGAAATAA
- a CDS encoding prephenate dehydratase domain-containing protein has product MNITFFGEEGSFSQIAARRRFPKAKMQSGKTAFDCFDALRRQKADVIIVPIENGSGGMIDLTVDEMIRFPKWNPASALVREELLMRIELLLMAKGKLPASAIKRIYSHRAPFDHCNSWLRKHLPKAERVVCGSTSVAAQEAIKDPQGAAIASIEAAQLYQLKIITKDVGKHAVNQTKFFVIGKPVTPKNKPGLSTLFFETRDKPGALCDVLTVLKSEKINMTRIYSRPIFNRLDEYIFMVELKIPSRTNALDKLLVKLGPVTDLLQPVGHYAMVKV; this is encoded by the coding sequence ATGAATATCACATTTTTTGGAGAAGAAGGAAGTTTTTCGCAAATTGCTGCGCGCCGGCGTTTTCCCAAGGCCAAGATGCAGTCCGGGAAAACCGCTTTTGACTGTTTTGACGCTTTACGCAGGCAAAAGGCGGATGTCATTATTGTCCCTATCGAGAATGGTTCAGGAGGCATGATCGACTTGACTGTCGATGAGATGATCCGTTTTCCGAAGTGGAATCCGGCATCGGCACTTGTCCGTGAGGAGTTACTCATGCGTATCGAGTTACTCCTGATGGCAAAGGGCAAATTGCCTGCCAGTGCGATCAAACGGATTTATTCACACCGGGCTCCCTTTGATCATTGTAACTCTTGGTTACGAAAGCATTTACCAAAGGCTGAACGGGTAGTTTGTGGGAGCACATCGGTGGCCGCACAAGAAGCCATCAAGGATCCGCAAGGGGCGGCCATCGCCAGTATCGAGGCAGCCCAGCTCTATCAACTGAAGATTATTACGAAGGATGTGGGGAAACATGCGGTAAACCAAACAAAGTTTTTTGTTATTGGTAAACCGGTTACTCCCAAGAATAAACCCGGATTATCGACACTTTTTTTTGAGACTAGGGATAAGCCCGGGGCCTTATGTGATGTCTTGACAGTCCTCAAAAGCGAAAAGATCAATATGACGCGGATTTATTCCCGTCCGATTTTTAACCGTCTGGATGAATATATTTTTATGGTGGAGCTCAAGATCCCATCCCGAACCAATGCTCTGGACAAATTGCTCGTGAAACTCGGGCCGGTGACAGACCTACTCCAGCCTGTCGGGCATTATGCCATGGTCAAAGTCTAG
- the glf gene encoding UDP-galactopyranose mutase, translated as MKIYDYLIVGAGFSGLVLAERLSSQHGKKCLIVDKRNHIGGNAYDRLDDAGVLIHQYGPHYFRTNSPRIREYLSQFTEWHAVNYQILSYTDGRYWNFPINLNTFEQLTGSPSTPEEFQAYLESKKVKIEKPLNSEEVIISQVGWELYEKFFKGYTLKQWKRDPKDLDASVCGRIPIRINRDDRYLTEEFQALPKEGYTKMFERMLAASPGVEVRLNTNYRDVLSEVQFAHMIYTGPVDEYFDCRLGKLPYRSLRFENESFTEDELVASDRGQIAGKPGFWQPAMQVNYPNDEDFTRIVEIKHATGQECDATTIVREYPEDFGPGKEPYYPIPAPETAVLYQKYALLAEAEKNVSFVGRLATYRYYNMDQVVGMALAEYEKLASKYPA; from the coding sequence ATGAAAATATATGATTACTTGATCGTGGGCGCAGGATTTTCCGGACTGGTACTCGCCGAAAGGCTCTCTTCACAACATGGCAAGAAGTGCCTCATTGTGGATAAGAGGAATCATATCGGGGGGAATGCTTATGACCGACTAGATGATGCCGGGGTTTTGATCCACCAATACGGGCCACATTATTTCCGGACGAATTCCCCGCGTATACGGGAGTACCTTTCACAATTCACCGAGTGGCATGCCGTTAACTATCAAATCCTGAGTTATACAGATGGCAGGTATTGGAATTTCCCGATTAACCTGAATACTTTTGAGCAATTAACCGGATCCCCATCGACTCCCGAAGAATTCCAAGCTTATTTGGAAAGTAAAAAAGTGAAAATAGAAAAACCGCTAAACTCTGAGGAAGTCATCATTTCCCAAGTGGGCTGGGAACTTTATGAGAAGTTTTTTAAGGGGTATACTCTCAAACAATGGAAGCGGGACCCCAAAGACCTTGACGCGAGTGTTTGCGGGAGGATTCCCATCAGGATAAACCGGGACGACCGTTATTTAACCGAAGAATTCCAAGCCCTCCCGAAAGAAGGTTATACAAAAATGTTTGAACGCATGCTCGCCGCCAGTCCCGGGGTGGAGGTGCGGCTAAATACGAATTACCGTGACGTCCTCAGCGAAGTGCAATTTGCACACATGATCTACACCGGCCCGGTGGATGAATACTTTGACTGCCGCTTGGGCAAATTGCCTTACCGCTCACTTCGTTTTGAAAATGAATCATTCACGGAGGATGAACTTGTGGCATCCGATCGTGGGCAAATTGCGGGAAAACCCGGATTTTGGCAACCGGCTATGCAGGTAAATTACCCAAATGACGAGGACTTCACCCGGATAGTGGAAATCAAACACGCCACCGGGCAAGAGTGTGACGCGACGACCATTGTCCGTGAATACCCGGAAGATTTTGGTCCCGGCAAAGAGCCTTATTACCCGATCCCGGCACCTGAAACGGCGGTATTATACCAGAAGTATGCCTTACTAGCGGAGGCCGAGAAAAATGTCAGTTTTGTGGGGCGCTTAGCTACCTACCGGTATTATAATATGGATCAGGTCGTGGGGATGGCTCTGGCGGAATACGAAAAACTCGCATCAAAATATCCCGCTTAG
- a CDS encoding DUF1844 domain-containing protein, which translates to MAWFKKDAEDPQPNSEITARFIEFIMMLAQETLFFLGKIPHPSTGKGEVNLEVAKLRIDQLEIIEIKSRGNRTPEEEDALKQALQAVRLAFVEVAGVGARESLNGEGEKNTPAPKAKELPETEKVPVQKPKPSGETDPKPLPSAFQKDNDNEGEDDSPKKRYSKSYGSL; encoded by the coding sequence ATGGCATGGTTTAAAAAAGACGCTGAAGATCCGCAACCTAATTCTGAAATCACAGCCCGTTTCATTGAGTTCATCATGATGCTGGCCCAAGAAACCCTATTTTTCCTCGGAAAAATCCCCCATCCTTCGACTGGAAAAGGGGAGGTGAATCTTGAAGTGGCAAAACTGCGCATTGACCAGCTGGAGATTATTGAGATCAAAAGCAGAGGGAACCGCACGCCTGAAGAAGAAGATGCTTTAAAACAGGCATTACAAGCTGTCCGTTTGGCCTTTGTCGAAGTCGCAGGGGTCGGGGCCCGTGAATCCCTCAATGGTGAAGGGGAAAAGAATACCCCAGCACCCAAGGCAAAAGAACTTCCCGAGACGGAAAAAGTGCCGGTTCAGAAACCAAAACCTTCCGGGGAAACCGATCCAAAACCACTTCCTTCCGCATTCCAAAAAGATAATGACAATGAAGGAGAGGATGACAGTCCTAAAAAGAGATATTCGAAATCTTACGGAAGTCTGTGA